From one Rhopalosiphum padi isolate XX-2018 chromosome 2, ASM2088224v1, whole genome shotgun sequence genomic stretch:
- the LOC132922740 gene encoding large ribosomal subunit protein bL9m produces the protein MDGILRNFSKLLLVQSPIQQFNRTLIILKRRHPVQLQKKNSKHKPILKGRHFIYDIEENPERMKQEKIDVILTQYVEGLGHQGELVSVRPTYAYDQLLLPKLAIYASPDNLERMKNNLYQTKDEEKPSSIHALQTMKYLKKMVVSVSMNKDEPWTIEPWHIRVSLRKMNVHVLSDDSIELPEQPISGPDLTLEGKSFVVYITINKKEKVPVECNLHHWSTKLADRLPRTKFFTRTPVPILPEQAELLMSMRENSNKN, from the exons ATGGATGGAATACTCAGAAATTTTTCTAAATTGCTTTTGGTGCAGAGCCCAATTCAGCAGTTCAACAGG actttaattatacttaaacgaCGCCATCCAGTTCAGTTACAAAAAAAGAACTCCAAACATAAACCTATTTTGAAAGGAagacattttatttatgatattgagGAAAATCCAGAAAGAATGAAACAAGAAAAGATAGACGTAATATTAACTCAATATGTCGAAG GCTTAGGGCATCAAGGTGAACTGGTATCTGTTCGACCAACATATGCATATGATCAATTGCTTCTGCCAAAATTAGCTATTTATGCTTCTCCTGATAATTTGGAAcgtatgaaaaacaatttatatcaaACCAAAGACGAAGAGAAACCTAGCTCTATTCACGCTCTTcaa acaatgaagtatttaaaaaaaatggttgttAGTGTAAGCATGAATAAAGACGAGCCTTGGACAATTGAACCTTGGCACATAAGAGTATCACTACGTAAAATGAATGTACACGTATTAAGTGACGATTCAATAGAATTGCCGGAACAGCCGATTAGTGGACCTGATCTTACTTTAGAAGGAAAATCCTTTGTTGTATATATTACT ATAAATAAGAAAGAAAAAGTACCAGTGGAATGTAATCTTCATCATTGGAGTACAAAACTTGCCGATCGATTACCTCGAACAAAATTTTTTACTAGAACTCCAGTACCTATTCTTCCTGAACAGGCTGAACTTTTAATGTCAATGAgagaaaattcaaataaaaattaa
- the LOC132922683 gene encoding uncharacterized protein LOC132922683 gives MSEGYKSYTPGWNDPPSYSFEDTVSAQHENRPKIFDRIPARVLSNAPSEQFNLENKQIPLNNEIVSNEIFNDTTTIPAVSSSICDIPVEDRLSYVMSSLSDSIQKSTLPDSKKVDISKRLSRLEISWKDIQFTDVVQQKTIALVKAIKINDYAEANRLQMALMVDHTRQCNTWIPAIRQLINHHI, from the exons atgagCGAAGGATATAAAT CTTATACTCCTGGATGGAATGACCCACCTTCATATTCATTTGAAGACACAGTGAGTGCCCAACATGAAAATCGACCCAAAATATTTGATAGAATACCTGCACGAGTCTTGTCAAATGCTCCTAGTGAACagtttaatttagaaaataaacaaatacccTTAAATAATGAGATAGTTTCCAATGAAATTTTCAATGATACAACAACAATCCCTGCAGTTTCGTCATCGATATGTGACATTCCTGTGGAAGATCGCTTATCGTATGTAATGTCATCTCTGAGTGATTCAATCCAAAAATCAACATTACCAGAT tccAAGAAAGTGGATATTAGTAAACGTTTGTCAAGATTGGAAATCAGTTGGAAAGATATTCAATTTACAGATGTAGTACAACAAAAAACTATTGCATTAGTTAAag caataaaaatcaatgattATGCTGAAGCAAATAGACTACAAATGGCATTAATGGTTGACCACACACGTCAATGCAACACTTGGATACCAGCTATTCGACAACTAATTAATCatcacatataa
- the LOC132921271 gene encoding ankyrin repeat domain-containing protein 54 — MLAGTSDPDREFEDMTSNDSGVESSTDNDDCAQPRFNKRLVSSAEMSLVPVRRMKNHDFPLSLCLNSISEPPIVFARPMINEIPGRKFKCLFELANPAFPGTLDRFQSCLTPIQEYTEMLLKMEKKGSSTQSKSNIGPCRAHSCRSYMRSNAFQSRDSHKLCRAANMNNTELLEQFLKNGVDPNCWDSRKRTPLHLAASKGYAEAVGLLLKYGANPNIKDALGNTPLHLAACTHHMDVVTLLLKGGTDVSSCDAQGRSPLHLAQSKLRLLTHCKSDVCTSVKQTVLQVIEMLLAYFDKKNSSDEAELLNAFQTRLQISDTGERVSTEIQDLLNNLSTLKLNK, encoded by the exons ATGCTAGCTGGGACAAGTGATCCAGACCGCGAATTCGAAGACATGACGTCCAACGATTCTGGCGTGGAGAGCAGCACGGACAACGACGATTGTGCGCAGCCGAGGTTCAACAAGAGGCTTGTGTCGTCTGCTGAGATGTCCCTAGTGCCTGTGAGGAGGATGAAGAACCATGATTTTCCGTTGTCGCTGTGCCTGAACTCAATATCCGAACCCCCGATTGTATTCGCCCGGCCCATGATCAACGAGATTCCCGGTCGTAAGTTCAAGTGCCTATTCGAGTTGGCCAACCCCGCGTTTCCGGGCACGTTGGATAGATTTCAATCT TGTCTAACTCCCATACAAGAATACACAGAAATGTTGTTGAAAATGGAGAAGAAAGGCAGTTCCACTCAGTCCAAAAGCAATATTGGCCCGTGCCGTGCCCATTCGTGTCGTAGTTATATGAGGTCAAATGCTTTTCAGTCCAGAG ACAGTCACAAACTATGTCGAGCAGCAAACATGAATAACACTGAACTACTGGAGCAATTTCTCAAGAACGGTGTTGATCCAAATTGTTGGGATAGTAGAAAACGTACGCCCTTACATTTGGCAGCAAGCAAAGGATATGCAGAAGCTGTGGG attGTTATTGAAATATGGTGCCAATCCAAATATAAAAGATGCTTTGGGAAACACTCCATTACATTTGGCTGCTTGTACACATCACATGGATGTAGTAACATTACTCTTAAAAGGAG GAACAGATGTAAGTAGCTGTGATGCACAAGGCCGAAGTCCTCTACATTTGGCTCAATCAAAGTTACGTCTGTTGACTCATTGTAAAAGTGACGTTTGCACATCAGTTAAACAGACGGTATTACAGGTAATTGAAATGCTATTggcatattttgataaaaaaaacagcTCAGATGAAGCAGAACTGTTGAATGCCTTCCAAACTAGATTACAAATATCAGATACAGGTGAAAGGGTTAGCACAGAAATTCAAGatcttttaaacaatttatctacattaaaattaaataaataa
- the LOC132923514 gene encoding sphingosine kinase 1 isoform X2 has translation MDGNGLATSPILEETFYALSRKQYSYKVSLTNEGLHLTKKSDDGTEKTDLIHIRDIIGCKCMRNSGKSGHCACRPVKGGSTKATKDTTTETDECQVRVPYVEAGDYSAYLSVYAYVLKNVGSKNEKRDKMTVTLRFRNFNSYDENNRVAAKWKLAIKSLLRARCEDGTIVAPSDDHYLGNHLLVIVNPKSGVGKSREIFQRKIVPILNMADVDYDLHITCMQNDARNLMRTSNIYKWGRGVVVLGGDGLMFEVINGLMERSDWQRAFEYLTLAVIPGGSGNGMAKSISFETNEPYNPDPILISALNIVGGNRCPMDLVRVETLTQVVYSFLSIGWGFIADIDIESERLRMIGSPRFTIWSIARLIGLRSYPARLSYSKIDNLETETRMNNYARGSSGDFQEVIDDEPVSIEFGMDPLQGDFEIPRERIESFSSIISKRTAFMSVNEAPSFSSIPDVIEGSEVWVRGPISKLPPLSDPVPSDWVVVEDEFVMIHASYLSHISEDVILAPKSKLNDGVIWLLVIKNGISRTTFLQFLLGLSSGNHLAVPNVEMIPVRAFRLEPLSQGSHLVVDGEKLKHSPIQAEIMPGITNVYARQKFS, from the exons ATGGATGGAAATGGACTTGCCACCTCGCCGATACTCGAGGAAACATTTTACGCGCTGTCAAGAAAGCAGTACTCATATAAGGTGTCACTGACGAACGAAGGTCTACACTTGACCAAGAAAAGTGACGATGGGACTGAGAAAACCGACCTGATACACATCCGCGATATAATTGGCTGTAAGTGCATGCGGAATAGTGGCAAGTCCGGCCACTGTGCCTGTCGGCCGGTAAAAGGAGGCTCAACAAAAGCCACCAAAGACACCACAACAGAAACAGATGAGTGTCAGGTGCGAGTGCCGTATGTAGAGGCCGGTGATTACAGTGCGTACTTAAGTGTATATGCATATGTACTGAAGAATGTTGGGTCTAAGAACGAGAAGCGTGACAAGATGACTGTCACACTGAGGTTCAGAAACTTCAACAGTTATGATGAGAACAACCGAGTGGCAGCGAAGTGGAAATTGGCCATCAAATCACTATTACGGGCTAGGTGTGAGGACGGTACTATTGTTGCACCTTCAGACGACCATTACTTAG GTAATCATTTATTAGTGATTGTGAATCCAAAAAGTGGTGTTGGAAAATCACGTGAAATATTTCAACgtaaaatagtacctattttaaatatggCTGATGTTGACTACGATTTGCATATTACATGCATGCAAAATGATGctag GAACTTGATGAGAACGAGTAACATCTATAAATGGGGCCGAGGTGTGGTAGTGCTCGGCGGTGATGGGCTTATGTTCGAAGTGATTAACGGTCTCATGGAACGATCAGACTGGCAGCGAGCCTTCGAATATCTGACCCTGGCCGTCATACCTGGTGGTTCCGGCAATGGGATGGCCAAGTCGATAAGTTTCGAGACCAA cGAACCTTACAATCCGGATCCCATTCTCATATCAGCGCTAAACATTGTCGGCGGTAACAGGTGTCCAATGGATCTAGTTAGAGTCGAGACTCTAACACAAGTCGTATACTCTTTTCTATCGATCGGTTGGGGTTTTATTGCTGACATTGATATAGAGAGCGAGAGACTTAGGATGATAGGTAGCCCCAGGTTTACTATATGGAGTATTGCTAGACTTATTG gtctaAGGAGTTATCCCGCCCGATTGTCGTATTCCAAAATTGACAATCTAGAAACCGAGACCAGAATGAACAATTATGCGAGAGGCTCGTCAGGTGATTTCCAAGAGGTCATCGACGACGAACCAGTATCGATTGAATTCGGAATGGATCCG TTACAAGGAGACTTCGAAATACCACGTGAGCGGATCGAGAGTTTTTCGTCGATAATATCCAAGCGCACGGCGTTCATGTCTGTCAACGAAGCGCCGAGCTTTTCGTCAATACCAGACGTAATCGAGGGATCCGAAGTTTGGGTGCGCGGACCTATATCTAAACTCCCTCCGCTTTCCGATCCGGTTCCGTCAGACTGGGTAGTCGTTGAAG ACGAGTTCGTGATGATACATGCTTCATATCTATCTCACATAAGCGAAGACGTAATACTAGCGCCCAAATCAAAATTGAATGACGGTGTGATCTGGCTGcttgttattaaaaatggaaTATCCAGAACGACTTTCCTACAA TTTTTGTTGGGCCTGTCTTCCGGAAACCACTTGGCCGTACCCAACGTCGAAATGATCCCCGTGCGAGCGTTCCGGCTCGAACCACTGTCGCAAGGCAGCCACCTGGTAGTCGACGGCGAAAAGCTGAAGCACAGTCCGATACAAGCGGAAATCATGCCCGGCATCACTAACGTGTACGCCCGGCAAAAGTTCTCCTGA
- the LOC132923514 gene encoding sphingosine kinase 1 isoform X1 translates to MFVNVSQAKQTVHTTMDGNGLATSPILEETFYALSRKQYSYKVSLTNEGLHLTKKSDDGTEKTDLIHIRDIIGCKCMRNSGKSGHCACRPVKGGSTKATKDTTTETDECQVRVPYVEAGDYSAYLSVYAYVLKNVGSKNEKRDKMTVTLRFRNFNSYDENNRVAAKWKLAIKSLLRARCEDGTIVAPSDDHYLGNHLLVIVNPKSGVGKSREIFQRKIVPILNMADVDYDLHITCMQNDARNLMRTSNIYKWGRGVVVLGGDGLMFEVINGLMERSDWQRAFEYLTLAVIPGGSGNGMAKSISFETNEPYNPDPILISALNIVGGNRCPMDLVRVETLTQVVYSFLSIGWGFIADIDIESERLRMIGSPRFTIWSIARLIGLRSYPARLSYSKIDNLETETRMNNYARGSSGDFQEVIDDEPVSIEFGMDPLQGDFEIPRERIESFSSIISKRTAFMSVNEAPSFSSIPDVIEGSEVWVRGPISKLPPLSDPVPSDWVVVEDEFVMIHASYLSHISEDVILAPKSKLNDGVIWLLVIKNGISRTTFLQFLLGLSSGNHLAVPNVEMIPVRAFRLEPLSQGSHLVVDGEKLKHSPIQAEIMPGITNVYARQKFS, encoded by the exons ATGTTTGTCAATGTTTCCCAGGCAAAG CAAACCGTACACACCACCATGGATGGAAATGGACTTGCCACCTCGCCGATACTCGAGGAAACATTTTACGCGCTGTCAAGAAAGCAGTACTCATATAAGGTGTCACTGACGAACGAAGGTCTACACTTGACCAAGAAAAGTGACGATGGGACTGAGAAAACCGACCTGATACACATCCGCGATATAATTGGCTGTAAGTGCATGCGGAATAGTGGCAAGTCCGGCCACTGTGCCTGTCGGCCGGTAAAAGGAGGCTCAACAAAAGCCACCAAAGACACCACAACAGAAACAGATGAGTGTCAGGTGCGAGTGCCGTATGTAGAGGCCGGTGATTACAGTGCGTACTTAAGTGTATATGCATATGTACTGAAGAATGTTGGGTCTAAGAACGAGAAGCGTGACAAGATGACTGTCACACTGAGGTTCAGAAACTTCAACAGTTATGATGAGAACAACCGAGTGGCAGCGAAGTGGAAATTGGCCATCAAATCACTATTACGGGCTAGGTGTGAGGACGGTACTATTGTTGCACCTTCAGACGACCATTACTTAG GTAATCATTTATTAGTGATTGTGAATCCAAAAAGTGGTGTTGGAAAATCACGTGAAATATTTCAACgtaaaatagtacctattttaaatatggCTGATGTTGACTACGATTTGCATATTACATGCATGCAAAATGATGctag GAACTTGATGAGAACGAGTAACATCTATAAATGGGGCCGAGGTGTGGTAGTGCTCGGCGGTGATGGGCTTATGTTCGAAGTGATTAACGGTCTCATGGAACGATCAGACTGGCAGCGAGCCTTCGAATATCTGACCCTGGCCGTCATACCTGGTGGTTCCGGCAATGGGATGGCCAAGTCGATAAGTTTCGAGACCAA cGAACCTTACAATCCGGATCCCATTCTCATATCAGCGCTAAACATTGTCGGCGGTAACAGGTGTCCAATGGATCTAGTTAGAGTCGAGACTCTAACACAAGTCGTATACTCTTTTCTATCGATCGGTTGGGGTTTTATTGCTGACATTGATATAGAGAGCGAGAGACTTAGGATGATAGGTAGCCCCAGGTTTACTATATGGAGTATTGCTAGACTTATTG gtctaAGGAGTTATCCCGCCCGATTGTCGTATTCCAAAATTGACAATCTAGAAACCGAGACCAGAATGAACAATTATGCGAGAGGCTCGTCAGGTGATTTCCAAGAGGTCATCGACGACGAACCAGTATCGATTGAATTCGGAATGGATCCG TTACAAGGAGACTTCGAAATACCACGTGAGCGGATCGAGAGTTTTTCGTCGATAATATCCAAGCGCACGGCGTTCATGTCTGTCAACGAAGCGCCGAGCTTTTCGTCAATACCAGACGTAATCGAGGGATCCGAAGTTTGGGTGCGCGGACCTATATCTAAACTCCCTCCGCTTTCCGATCCGGTTCCGTCAGACTGGGTAGTCGTTGAAG ACGAGTTCGTGATGATACATGCTTCATATCTATCTCACATAAGCGAAGACGTAATACTAGCGCCCAAATCAAAATTGAATGACGGTGTGATCTGGCTGcttgttattaaaaatggaaTATCCAGAACGACTTTCCTACAA TTTTTGTTGGGCCTGTCTTCCGGAAACCACTTGGCCGTACCCAACGTCGAAATGATCCCCGTGCGAGCGTTCCGGCTCGAACCACTGTCGCAAGGCAGCCACCTGGTAGTCGACGGCGAAAAGCTGAAGCACAGTCCGATACAAGCGGAAATCATGCCCGGCATCACTAACGTGTACGCCCGGCAAAAGTTCTCCTGA